The following proteins are co-located in the Arctopsyche grandis isolate Sample6627 chromosome 3, ASM5162203v2, whole genome shotgun sequence genome:
- the LOC143909894 gene encoding sorting and assembly machinery component 50 homolog B has translation MGTVHAKEKSSFANMEMDPNMASPKIRPRHIPQKISLNQSKARVDKVNIEGLARTKNDVIEASVNELFKATNFEDVLVRADKVRSKLHALGCFSNIGVLVDVSSGPQASADGLEVTFHVDELRRVTGGVNTTVGNNTGSLVIGMKVPNFAGRGESLQCEYSRGLQKSSNFSVTVAKPYPYKKFEPMLSASILQQVGDFVKSGYRQLDKGLLFDLGFRTNPKAYHNLQYEILFRDTSALSRATSFAVRESAGPTMKSAVRHIITLDGRDDRILPTIGNLLQFTTELSGLGGSMSFLKNELYFQTNYNIMDECILQGTFQTGLLNNFHGANLTEHFYLGGPLSIRGFDLRGIGPQSDGSALGCNFFWATGIHLYTPLPFKPGKGGIGDSFKTHFFLNAGNIGPLENVLDLDVNRLIKDVRLTSGIGIALRIGNIAKLELNYSFPLKFLPSDITAPGLGFGLGVNFL, from the exons ATGGGGACCGTTCACGCCAAG GAAAAGTCTTCATTTGCCAACATGGAAATGGACCCCAACATGGCGAGTCCTAAAATCCGGCCCAGGCATATTCCTCAAAAGATATCATTGAACCAATCTAAA GCGAGGGTCGACAAGGTCAATATAGAAGGTCTGGCCAGGACGAAAAACGACGTGATCGAGGCGTCCGTCAACGAACTCTTCAAAGCTACCAATTTCGAAGACGTTCTCGTCCGTGCTGATAAA GTGAGGTCGAAGCTTCACGCCCTAGGATGCTTTTCAAACATCGGCGTGTTGGTCGACGTCTCGTCCGGTCCTCAAGCGTCAGCCGACGGCCTCGAA GTTACGTTTCACGTAGACGAGCTGAGGCGTGTCACCGGTGGTGTGAATACGACCGTCGGCAACAATACTGGTTCTTTAGTCATAG GTATGAAAGTGCCTAACTTTGCCGGCCGCGGTGAGAGTCTGCAGTGCGAATACAGTAGAGGCCTTCAAAAGTCTTCAAATTTTTCAGTGACCGTCGCGAAACCGTATCCGTACAAGAAATTCGAACCCAT GCTTAGCGCTAGTATTTTACAACAAGTTGGCGATTTTGTAAAATCAGGCTACAGACAGTTGGATAAAGGATTACTATTCGATTTAGGATTCAGAACTAATCCAAAG gcTTACCATAATTTGCAATATGAGATTCTGTTTCGGGATACCTCGGCTCTCAGTCGTGCGACGTCTTTTGCTGTCAGGGAAAGTGCAG GACCGACGATGAAATCGGCCGTCAGACATATTATAACACTCGACGGACGAGACGACAGAATATTACCCACAATAGGAAATCTCTTACAATTCACCACTGAGCTTTCAG GATTAGGAGGCAGCATGTCGTTCTTGAAAAacgaactgtattttcagacaAATTATAACATTATGGATGAATGT ataTTACAAGGAACTTTTCAAACTGGACTCTTAAATAACTTCCACGGGGCAAATCTCACAGAACACTTTTATCTGGGTGGCCCGTTGAGCATACGAGGATTTGATCTGAGGGGTATAGGACCGCAGTCAGACGGAAGCGCTCTGGGATGCAAC TTCTTTTGGGCGACGGGAATACATCTGTACACGCCGTTGCCGTTCAAACCGGGCAAAGGCGGGATCGGAGACAGTTTCAAAACGCACTTCTTCCTGAACGCGGGCAACATCGGACCATTAGAAAATG TGCTTGACTTAGACGTGAACAGGTTAATTAAAGACGTCCGATTGACTTCCGGAATCGGCATCGCTCTGAGAATAGGCAATATCGCAAAGTTAGAATTGAATTATTCGTTTCCGTTGAAATTTTTACCTAGTGATATCACAGCGCCCGGACTCGGGTTCGGTCTCGGTGTAAACTTCTTGTAG